ACTCGGAGCTCTCGATCTCCAGCTCGGTGAACACGGTGGCGCGCACCATGGTCTTGCCGTCCGCGCTGAACAGCTGACGCTGCAGCAGCAGTCCGGTCGCCTTGTCGATCCAGAACTTGGCGGCCAGCGTCTGGTCGTCGCGCAACGCCTCAACGAGCACAGCGGTCCGGCCGATCACGTCGGTGCAGCACTTGTCGACCAGCTGGTACGTCGCCTGCAGCAACGCCAGCGGTCCGCCGTCGACGGCGGCGTCCGTGGTGGTGGCGCGCTGTACGAACGCCTTCGCACCTGGCGCGGACGAGCCCAGCACGCTGATCTCGGAGCCCTGCGATGCCGCGTGCAGGATGTCCAGCATCGCTGAACTGGCGCCCTGCGGTCCCCAGGCGGTGATGATCTGCGTGCCGTGGTACGAGATCTGGTTCGGCGCGACGGCCGCCCGCTGCAGCCAGCTGACTGCCGTCGGTGAGTCCGCCTTCGACAGTACTGGGACGGCAGCGGCGGACGTGGGCAGGCCGAAGCCGATCAGGGCGGTGCTGACCAGGACGGCGAGCCGGGAGAGGCTCACCGGTCAGCGTCCTGTCAGGGCCACCGGGCGCAGCGTCGGGTTGTTCAGCCCGGCGTACCCCGCACCGTTGTAGGAGTTCAGCAGCGCGACCGGGTCAGCGAACGGCGCTCCGCCGCTGGTGCTCGCGTGGTCCGACGAGAAGCTCGCCACCGGCGGCTGCAGCGTCGGCGGCTGCTCCGAGCGGGACGGGTCGCCGACGACGAACGCCGTACCGAGAAGAGAGGCGACTGCGGCAGCTGAGCCGGCTGCACCCAGGACACCGCTGCGACGGCGGGAGCG
This Kribbella sp. NBC_00482 DNA region includes the following protein-coding sequences:
- a CDS encoding sigma-E factor regulatory protein RseB domain-containing protein, encoding MSLSRLAVLVSTALIGFGLPTSAAAVPVLSKADSPTAVSWLQRAAVAPNQISYHGTQIITAWGPQGASSAMLDILHAASQGSEISVLGSSAPGAKAFVQRATTTDAAVDGGPLALLQATYQLVDKCCTDVIGRTAVLVEALRDDQTLAAKFWIDKATGLLLQRQLFSADGKTMVRATVFTELEIESSEFLGHLPPTVPSGVETLGMGKVDNLRSEGWVCAPELPASLKLYDVHQDTSNGSLQFSYSDGLFNVSLFEQRGTLDPAAVEGFTSTDSPGVYLRYGMPSYVVWSSGGIVYTLIGDLPPDQLGQVVRSFPHELPVELSAIQRLGTGLAKIATWLTPMGALSPKLG